A single genomic interval of Antechinus flavipes isolate AdamAnt ecotype Samford, QLD, Australia chromosome 1, AdamAnt_v2, whole genome shotgun sequence harbors:
- the LOC127546822 gene encoding meprin A subunit beta-like, translating to MIGQRIDFSDCDVEKLNRRYNCSSSKTFMDSCDFELENICGMIQNSEDNGDWQRVSQVSGGPDSDHSYLGKCKDAPLGSWQLHYVSLAVTKKFRIVFEGTRGTGTSAGGLSIDDINLSETKCPHHIWRINNFTQILSSREVIYSPPFYSHSGYAFQVQLDVRNQTNVGIYFFLISGANDEELEWPCPWHQATMTLLDQNPDIRRSMSNERSITTDPLKTIDSNIENFFWDKPSKVGVTTTFPNGTSYSRSLAFGTSTYITHKWLQRRDFIKGDTVYILLTVEDISSLFFTEPLPGEFPVPISKPNISVCAKFVCENDGICVIRNNKTECSFHYCRGHHHLPATHAVNHIISLDS from the exons ATGATTGGACAGCGAATAGATTTCAGTGATTGTGATGTTGAAAAACTGAATCGACGCTACAATTGCT ctTCTTCCAAAACCTTTATGGACTCATGTGATTTTGAATTGGAAAATATCTGTGGCATGATTCAAAACTCAGAGGATAATGGTGACTGGCAAAGGGTTTCACAGGTGTCTGGTGGGCCTGACTCTGATCACTCATACTTGGGCAAGTGCAAAG ATGCACCCCTTGGGAGCTGGCAACTCCATTATGTATCATTGGCAGTTACCAAAAAATTCAGGATAGTTTTTGAAGGAACTCGAGGTACTGGTACTTCAGCTGGTGGTCTCTCCATCGATGACATTAATCTTTCTGAAACCAAGTGCCCTCATCACATCTGGAGAATAAACAATTTCACACAAATCCTTAGTTCAAGGGAAGTCATCTATAGCCCTCCATTTTATTCTCATTCAGGCTATGCCTTTCAGGTTCAGTTAGATGTAAGAAATCAGACTAATGTAGGGATATATTTCTTCCTGATCTCTGGAGCCAATGATGAAGAATTAGAGTGGCCATGTCCATGGCATCAAGCTACAATGACACTTTTGGACCAAAATCCTGACATTCGTCGGAGCATGTCCAATGAGAGGAGTATAACTACAGATCCATTGAAGACaattg ATAGtaatattgaaaactttttttgggACAAGCCTTCCAAAGTAGGAGTGACGACAACTTTCCCTAATGGAACATCATATAGCAGAAGTTTGGCATTTGGAACCAGTACCTACATAACCCACAAATGGCTACAAAGAAGAGATTTTATCAAAGGAGATACTGTTTACATCCTTTTGACAGTGGAAG ATATATCAAGTCTTTTTTTCACTGAGCCATTACCTGGGGAGTTTCCAGTGCCTATATCAAAACCCAACATAAGTGTCTGTGCAAAATTTGTCTGTGAAAATGATGGCATCTGCGTTATCCgcaataacaaaacagaatgcAG CTTCCATTATTGTCGAGGGCACCATCATCTTCCAGCCACCCATGCTGTAAACCACATTATTAGTCTTGACTCCTAA